In one Lolium rigidum isolate FL_2022 chromosome 3, APGP_CSIRO_Lrig_0.1, whole genome shotgun sequence genomic region, the following are encoded:
- the LOC124701147 gene encoding CCR4-NOT transcription complex subunit 1-like isoform X1 codes for MVPLNPDVAAEVRLMLQGATDSASDSIRRELCQLVDCGIDGCLLLLQVCFDQVMLSAREVDNFQLKHALLSAIFRYCLNKTYFSTCFCEALLPISDTDALLETLSNVLELSVAEKVGIGLALSDSDNSAMKLKGQQFAITQIEELCLNPNQSVSNDQVHEILVFLHQTDGLSKHMDTFSNITSLLEVRQSPFFAPFPIKQCDAQSTNPSRHLETYFASTNDDFESLLSEIGKEISLADIVTELGYGCTVDSTQCKEILSTFEPLDDTAVSKLLGAVIGTQNSLGEAHNTYATFVSAIRNSPMSESPQLTTWNTDVLVDSINELAPSTNWVHVMENLDHEGFIVPDEAAFYLLMSIYGRACKEPFPLHAVCGSMWTNTEGQISFLKHAVSAPATIFTFAHCSRQLALPDFASLSPGNHAWFCLDLLEVLCQLAEVGHTVSVRLMLEDPLGHCPDLLLVGLGHVNTAYNLLQFEVLSCAFPAILKDAAKSNVVNHLWHINPCLTLRGFVGAHSDPSCLLRIVDVCQDMKILSAVLDSTPFAFSIRLAAAASRKDHSHLEKWLTEKLTLYNDSFLEECVDFMKETMNATSYAVEGATEQPQANAMDIYWEACPPFIKVLQSYSGQLLPNQLLDKLRELFTSYESRNHGSAVRDIPTPEGGSDDVEVEANAYFQQMFSGQISVDAMIQMLSRFKESLDKREQAIFNCMISNLFEEYKFFTKYPDKQLKLAAVLFGSLIKHQLVAHLGLGIALRAVLDALRKSVDSKMFVFGTTALEQFMDRVIEWPQYCNHILQISHLRGTHAEMVSAIERALARISSSQNEPSIGNMFSADHLVSGSSSIETMEASEPSWQLMGTSPTQLGRTPSYPLQQRQQSVLGDRSKVSMATSQNKTILPSQSSVPSAPADSATNIKTTVPPSALPHSTSMSTTAHATGFLRTRSTATGLPRQHSYTTGFGAALNIETLVAAAEQRDRPIETPPSEVQDKVLFMINNISTSNMEAKAKEFDEVLQEQYYPWFAQYMVMKRASIEPNFHDLYLKFFDKLNSRSLSKEMLKATYENCKALLRSDLIKSSSEERSLLKHLGSWLGKFTIGRNQALRAKEIDPKSLIVEAYEKGLMIAVIPFTSKILEPCKSSIAYRPPNPWTMGVLSLLAEIYNLPNLKMNLKFDIEVLFKNLSVDMKDVKPTSLLKDRGREVEGNPDFSNKDVASQTQVSVEVSSGINPPINHMELQPEVNNTSRAMSLPTILNQYAAPGRLPPNSMVEDEKIALMMPEQFSSHTLAQVSPSQAPLASLSPSPLSLSQLLSLIPHDEIRFKINSKLGSLGSQLQFSKIMGVALDKAIKEIILPVIERSVTIASKTTKELVLKDYAMESDYSAANRAARLMVGTLAGSLAHVTCKEPLRVALSSHLRSLIQNLTSNSETVEQVIHILINDNLDLGCASIESVATRKAVDSIDGEITQSFSQQRKKREAAGPAYYDSFTYAQGPFAPVPEVLHTKPESAAQQRVYEDFVHVWQSHSQNVSAAGSGSSGTSAVSSNFGGVPRAYSPNPAPASSAFLTAQTAPLTSAQPTELLVSEELIPGAAQLYSDSTAQLGTSDSSAWLGGTIDAASTSPPLISNDLPVGGITDSSAVMSFPATVSVDNRGSVLPDALNTGDALERYGQVSQKMEALIAKDGKDGEIKSVIAEVPDILLKCVNRDEAALAVAQKVFNSLYDNASNSGSIMLYVATLVAVRDVCKLVVKEITNWVICLDDEKNFNFDIIFCLIRSELLNVGEYNVHLAKLIDGGRNKVAIEFGMSLVQTLITQDSAIISELHDVFEALSKISRRPGSPESLPQLLEIARSNANNAPGFAFGKDEKAIQSKDKKVLFSRTNKEENSVNDTTHADSTAFQEQVAHLFSEWCQVCDHPSASDAAYSRYVMQLQHIGLLKGDEFTERFFRVLTELAVAHSLISEQIVAPGGLSQHSSHISYLPIDSYSKLVSMVLKYSSVEIGPNKGSLLSKILSVTVRVIQKDAEEKKTSFNPRPYFRLFINWLNDLTTSDVHHDGANFQQVLTAFANAFHALQPLRIPGLSFAWLELVSHRSFMPRLLTCNLQKGWPLFHGLLVDLFKFMEPYLRNAELVEPVHLLYKGTMRVLLVLLHDFPEFLCDYHFSFCDVIPSSCIQMRNVILSAFPRSMRLPDPSTPNLKIDLLPEITKAPRIMSDFEGALRSKHMKADVDEYLKRPDGSSFLSDLKQKLLLPQNEASNAGTRYNVPLINSLVLYIGIQAVQQLQLNKANASAAAQQINHNQMDIFQIETATDFFRNLVTNLDTEGRYLLLNAIANQLRFPNNHTHYFSFIILYLFAEATVDNVQEQITRVLLERLIVNRPHPWGLLITFIELIKNPRYNFWNRSFIHIAPEIKMLFESVAKSCAGKAADDVPDGSH; via the exons ATGGTCCCGCTCAACCCCGACGTGGCCGCCGAGGTGCGCCTCATGCTCCAGGGCGCCACCGACTCCGCCTCCGATTCCATCCGCCGAGAGCTCTGCCAG TTAGTTGACTGTGGTATTGATGGATGTCTTCTGCTGCTCCAAGTCTGTTTCGATCAAGTCATGTTGAGTGCCAGGGAGGTGGACAACTTCCAGTTGAAACATGCTCTTTTATCCGCCATTTTCAGATATTGTCTCAATAAAACATACTTCAGTACTTGTTTCTGTGAGGCTCTGTTGCCTATATCTGATACTGATGCTCTCCTTGAGACCCTGTCGAATGTCCTGGAACTCTCAGTAGCTGAGAAAGTTGGTATTGGTCTTGCACTGTCAGATTCTGATAATTCTGCCATGAAGCTGAAAG GACAACAATTTGCTATCACTCAAATTGAGGAGTTGTGTTTGAATCCTAATCAATCAGTATCCAATGACCAAGTTCATGAAATTCTCGTATTCCTTCACCAGACTGATGGCCTGTCAAAGCATATGGATACTTTTAGTAACATTACTTCTCTTCTGGAAGTCAGACAGAGTCCATTTTTTGCCCCTTTCCCAATAAAGCAGTGTGATGCTCAGTCAACAAATCCTTCAAG GCATTTGGAGACGTACTTTGCTAGCACAAATGATGATTTTGAGTCACTTCTTTCTGAAATTGGGAAAGAAATAAGTCTGGCAGACATTGTAACCGAATTGGGTTATGGATGTACAGTTGATAGCACACAGTGTAAGGAAATTCTTTCAACTTTTGAGCCTCTTGATGACACGGCAGTGTCTAAGTTGCTCGGGGCAGTTATTGGCACTCAAAATAGTCTTGGAGAGGCCCATAACACATATGCAACCTTTGTATCTGCTATTCGAAATAGCCCCATGAGTGAGTCACCTCAATTGACTACATGGAACACAGATGTTCTTGTGGATTCAATCAACGAACTT GCCCCAAGTACTAACTGGGTGCATGTAATGGAAAATCTTGATCATGAGGGTTTCATTGTTCCTGATGAAGCAGCTTTCTATTTGCTGATGTCTATATATGGCCGTGCTTGCAAG GAGCCCTTTCCGCTTCATGCTGTTTGTGGGTCAATGTGGACTAATACAGAAGGCCAGATATCATTTTTGAAGCATGCAGTGTCTGCTCCTGCTACGATATTTACATTCGCACATTGTTCGAGGCAGCTG GCACTTCCGGACTTTGCAAGTCTCAGTCCAGGTAATCATGCTTGGTTCTGCCTTGACCTTCTAGAGGTTTTATGCCAGCTGGCTGAAGTTGGACACACTGTGTCGGTGCGATTGATGCTTGAGGATCCTTTGGGGCATTGCCCAGACCTCTTACTTGTTGGTCTTGGACATGTCAAT ACTGCTTATAATCTCCTCCAATTTGAAGTGCTATCCTGTGCATTTCCTGCTATACTGAAGGACGCTGCAAAGAGTAATGTGGTGAATCATCTCTGGCATATCAACCCTTGCCTCACCCTTCGAGGATTTGTTGGTGCTCATTCTGATCCAAGCTGTCTTCTAAGAATTGTTGATGTGTGTCAAGACATGAAG ATCTTATCTGCTGTCCTGGATTCTACTCCTTTCGCGTTCAGCATTAGATTGGCTGCTGCTGCTTCTAGGAAAGATCACAGTCATCTCGAGAAATGGCTGACTGAGAAGTTAACTTTATACAATGACAGTTTTCTTGAG GAATGTGTTGATTTCATGAAAGAAACTATGAACGCCACATCTTATGCGGTAGAAGGTGCCACAGAACAACCTCAAGCTAATGCCATGGATATTTATTGGGAGGCCTGTCCTCCCTTTATAAAG GTTCTCCAGTCTTACTCGGGACAGCTCTTACCCAACCAACTCTTGGATAAACTAAGGGAATTATTTACTTCGTATGAATCAAGGAATCATGGTTCTGCAGTAAGGGACATCCCTACCCCGGAGGGCGGTTCAGATGATGTTGAAGTAGAAGCAAATGCGTATTTTCAGCAGATGTTTTCTGGACAGATCAGCGTTGATGCTATGATACAAATGCTCAGTCGCTTCAAGGAATCTCTGGATAAGCG GGAGCAAGCGATTTTTAATTGTATGATCTCAAATCTGTTTGAGGAATACAAGTTCTTTACGAAGTATCCTGATAAGCAGCTTAAATTAGCTGCTGTACTGTTTG GATCCCTTATTAAACATCAACTTGTGGCTCACCTTGGACTTGGGATTGCTCTACGTGCTGTTCTTGATGCCTTGCGCAAGTCTGTTGATTCAAAG ATGTTTGTGTTTGGCACAACAGCGCTAGAGCAGTTCATGGATCGTGTAATAGAGTGGCCACAATACTGCaaccacatattgcagatttcacaTCTCCGTGGAACTCATGCTGAAATGGTCTCTGCAATTGAGCGAGCCCTTGCCAGGATTTCATCAAGTCAAAATGAGCCCAGTATTGGCAACATGTTTTCTGCAGACCACCTTGTTTCCGGATCGTCATCTATTGAAACAATGGAG GCTTCTGAACCATCATGGCAGTTGATGGGTACCTCTCCAACTCAGCTAGGAAGGACACCTTCTTACCCTTTGCAGCAAAGGCAACAGAGTGTTCTTGGGGATAGGTCCAAGGTCTCCATGGCAACCTCTCAGAATAAGACCATTTTACCCAGTCAATCTTCAGTTCCTTCTGCACCTGCTGATTCAGCAACTAATATAAAG ACAACTGTTCCACCCTCTGCACTACCTCACTCTACAAGCATGTCAACCACTGCTCATGCCACTGGTTTTCTGCGCACTCGAAGTACCGCCACAG GCTTGCCTCGGCAACATTCGTACACTACGGGATTTGGAGCCGCTTTAAATATTGAGACCCTTGTAGCAGCAGCAGAGCAAAGAGATAGACCGATTGAG ACTCCTCCATCTGAAGTTCAGGATAAGGTCTTGTTTATGATCAACAATATATCTACCTCTAATATggaagccaaggcaaaagaatttGATGAAGTGCTTCAGGAACAATATTATCCTTGGTTTGCACAATACATGGTCATGAAAAG GGCAAGCATTGAACCAAATTTTCATGATTTGTACCTGAAGTTCTTTGACAAACTTAACTCAAGATCCTTGAGTAAGGAGATGCTGAAAGCTACATATGAGAACTGCAAG GCTTTGTTAAGATCAGATCTTATCAAATCTAGTTCTGAGGAACGCTCGTTACTAAAACATTTGGGCAGTTGGTTGGGAAAATTTACTATTGGAAGGAACCAGGCACTACGAGCTAAGGAAATTGACCCCAAATCTCTTATTGTGGAG GCATACGAGAAAGGACTGATGATTGCTGTAATTCCATTCACTTCAAAG ATTCTTGAACCTTGCAAGTCAAGTATAGCATATCGTCCTCCAAATCCGTGGACAATGGGAGTTCTTAGTCTACTTGCTGAGATCTATAATCTGCCAAACCTCAAGATGAATCTGAAATTTGACATTGAG GTCCTGTTTAAGAATCTCAGCGTGGACATGAAAGATGTAAAACCCACTTCCCTTCTTAAAGACCGAGGACGTGAAGTTGAGGGAAACCCAGATTTTTCAAACAAAGATGTTGCATCTCAAACCCAAGTGTCTGTAGAAGTCTCTTCGGGCATTAACCCCCCAATAAACCACATGGAACTGCAGCCTGAAGTCAATAACACTTCTCGTGCCATGAGCCTTCCTACTATACTGAATCAG TATGCTGCTCCTGGACGTCTACCTCCTAACAGTATGGTGGAAGATGAAAAAATTGCTCTAATGATGCCTGAGCAATTCTCTTCGCACACCttggcccaggtctcaccatcacAAGCACCATTAGCATCACTATCGCCATCGCCCCTCTCTCTCAGTCAG CTTTTGTCGTTGATTCCACATGATGAGATACGCTTCAAGATAAATTCAAAACTTGGGTCTCTTGGCTCACAATTGCAATTCAGCAA AATCATGGGCGTTGCTTTGGATAAGGCTATCAAAGAGATAATACTCCCTGTCATTGAAAGAAGTGTCACAATAGCAAGCAAAACTACAAAAGAACTCGTCCTGAAG GATTATGCAATGGAATCGGATTACAGTGCTGCAAATCGTGCTGCTCGTTTGATGGTCGGGACATTAGCTGGAAGTTTAGCCCATGTTACTTGCAAG GAACCACTTCGCGTTGCACTATCTTCTCATCTTCGAAGCCTTATTCAAAACCTTACTAGCAACAGTGAGACCGTGGAGCAAGTAATCCATATTCTAATCAACGACAATTTGGATCTTGGCTGCGCAAGTATCGAGTCTGTGGCAACCCGCAAG GCTGTTGATTCGATTGATGGCGAAATAACTCAATCTTTTTCACAACAAAGGAAAAAAAGAGAGGCCGCGGGTCCTGCATATTATGACTCTTTTACTTATGCTCAAGGTCCATTTGCCCCTGTACCTGAAGTACTCCATACTAAGCCTGAGTCAGCTGCCCAACAACGAGTGTATGAG GATTTTGTTCATGTATGGCAGAGCCACAGccaaaatgttagtgctgcaggttCTGGTTCATCTGGTACATCTGCTGTCTCGAGCAATTTTGGCGGCGTACCTCGAGCTTACAGCCCAAATCCAGCACCAGCTTCCAGTGCTTTTTTGACTGCTCAAACAGCTCCGCTTACGTCAGCTCAGCCTACGGAGCTGCTGGTGTCCGAGGAATTGATTCCTGGTGCTGCACAACTATATAG TGATTCTACTGCTCAACTTGGGACCAGTGACTCTTCTGCCTGGCTTGGTGGAACCATTGACGCTGcatccacatctcctcctttgatATCTAATGATCTTCCTGTGGGGGGAATAACG GATTCAAGTGCTGTGATGTCATTTCCAGCTACAGTTTCTGTTGACaatcgtggatctgttttaccTGATGCTTTGAATACTGGTGATGCCTTGGAGAGATACGGACAAGTTTCACAAAAG ATGGAGGCCTTGATTGCGAAGGATGgaaaagatggggaaatcaag TCTGTTATCGCGGAAGTTCCTGATATCTTACTCAAATGTGTTAACCGGGATGAGGCTGCATTAGCTGTTGCACAAAAG GTTTTCAACAGCTTGTACGACAATGCATCAAATAGTGGCAGTATCATGTTGTATGTAGCAACTTTAGTTGCGGTTCGAGATGTCTGCAAGCTTGTTGTCAAAGAGATCACAAATTGG GTGATCTGCTTGGACGACGAGAAGAATTTTAACTTTGACATAATTTTTTGCCTTATTCGTTCCGAATTGCTGAATGTTGGGGAGTACAATGTTCATTTGGCAAAGCTAATTGACGGTGGAAGAAATA AGGTTGCAATAGAATTTGGCATGTCACTTGTCCAGACATTGATTACTCAGGACTCTGCTATCATCTCAGAACTTCATGATGTTTTTGAGGCACTATCAAAG ATTTCAAGGAGGCCAGGTTCACCTGAGTCGTTGCCTCAGTTGCTTGAGATTGCAAGGAGTAATGCCAACAATGCTCCTGGTTTTGCTTTTGGGAAGGATGAAAAAGCCATACAGTCGAAGGATAAAAAG GTTCTCTTTAGTCGAACAAACAAAGAGGAAAACAGTGTTAATGACACCACCCATGCTGATTCTACTGCTTTTCAAGAACAG GTTGCACACCTATTTTCTGAGTGGTGTCAAgtatgtgatcacccaagtgcttCTGATGCGGCATATAGTCGTTATGTTATGCAATTGCAACATATTGGCTTGCTGAAGGGAGATGAATTCACTGAGCGCTTCTTTCGAGTTCTCACG GAACTTGCTGTTGCACATTCTCTAATCTCCGAGCAAATTGTTGCTCCTGGTGGATTGTCTCAACACTCATCACATATATCATATCTCCCCATTGATTCATATTCGAAGCTTGTGTCTATGGTGCTAAAG TATTCTTCAGTGGAAATAGGACCAAATAAAGGCAGCCTTCTTTCCAAG ATCCTGTCAGTGACAGTTAGGGTCATTCAGAAAGATGCTGAAGAGAAGAAAACTTCATTCAACCCCCGACCATACTTCCGGCTGTTTATAAATTGGTTGAATGACCTTACTACTTCTGATGTCCATCATGATGGTGCTAATTTCCAG CAGGTTTTGACTGCATTTGCAAATGCATTCCATGCACTGCAACCCTTGAGAATTCCTGGTTTGAG TTTTGCTTGGCTTGAGTTGGTGAGTCATAGAAGCTTCATGCCAAGACTGCTAACGTGCAATTTGCAAAAAGGGTGGCCTCTTTTCCATGGGCTGCTTGTTGATCTGTTCAAATTCATGGAACCATATTTGAGAAATGCTGAACTTGTAGAAcca GTGCACCTTTTATACAAAGGAACCATGCGAGTACTGCTTGTACTACTACATGACTTTCCTGAATTTTTGTGCGACTATCACTTCAGTTTCTGTGACGTTATCCCTTCCAGTTGCATCCAAATGCGCAATGTCATTCTTAGTGCTTTTCCACGTAGCATGAGACTTCCAGACCCATCTACTCCTAACTTGAAG ATTGATCTGCTACCTGAAATTACGAAAGCTCCACGAATCATGTCAGATTTTGAGGGTGCTCTGAGGTCAAAGCATATGAAGGCTGATGTCGATGAGTATCTTAAG AGACCAGATGGCTCTTCCTTTctgagtgatctgaagcaaaaatTGCTGCTGCCTCAGAATGAAGCTAGCAATGCCGGGACACGCTATAATGTGCCTCTGATTAATTCGCTTGTTCTCTACATTGGCATCCAA GCGGTGCAACAACTGCAACTGAACAAGGCAAATGCATCTGCCGCAGCCCAGCAGATCAACCATAATCAAATGGATATTTTTCAGATTGAAACAGCCACTGATTTTTTCAGAAACCTTGTAACAAACTTGGATACAGAGGGGCGGTACCTTCTTCTGAACGCAATTGCTAACCAATTGCGGTTCCCTAATAACCACACACACTACTTCTCCTTCATCATTCTGTATCTATTTGCTGAAGCTACGGTG GACAATGTCCAGGAGCAGATAACCAGGGTCCTCTTAGAGCGACTGATAGTGAACCGTCCCCATCCTTGGGGATTACTCATTACTTTCATCGAGCTGATAAAG AACCCTCGCTACAACTTTTGGAACCGATCGTTCATACATATTGCGCCTGAGATTAAGATGCTGTTTGAGTCCGTGGCAAAGTCGTGTGCTGGAAAAGCTGCGGATGATGTCCCTGATGGCAGCCACTAG